A portion of the Colias croceus chromosome 25, ilColCroc2.1 genome contains these proteins:
- the LOC123703082 gene encoding phenoloxidase-activating enzyme-like — protein MLKINCLCCLVLCIGIVTAGRLCKVPNGGAGTCIPISRCRPIYDLDNRFDLDENEKRYIQQSLCGSSSSPIVKVCCPHPSEWWKFKANAIFLPTTERVHTTMNPTPNPVVLIIPKDVDTLEGGLNNQNRFQDLKTLPYHGPCGKEASSGNKIYGGQAANVDQFPWLVIFEYNSGWLDCGGSIIHPRFVLTAAHCLQTRQGPPKFARLGEYDLTTFPTDTVETDGGGFETVNVTVIPVERSIPHQGFKREARLHDIGLVKLAASARYDEFIRPICLPTTDLTSQFTRQTNFSIAGWGMTENRPSSDVKSYVMIPYARKNVCDAIYKYDLENIICAGGDEGKDSCRGDSGGPLMYEDGNTYTVVGILSFGQIQCGTAGKPAVHTDVYKYMTWIKNEISTNS, from the exons atgttgaaaataaattgtttgtgtTGTTTAGTTTTATGTATCGGAATAGTTACGGCTG GGAGATTATGCAAAGTACCGAACGGTGGAGCCGGTACTTGTATACCGATATCCAGATGCCGTCCCATCTACGATCTGGACAATCGATTCGACTTGGACGAAAATGAAAAGAGGTATATACAGCAGTCGTTGTGTGGCAGTTCTTCTAGCCCTATTGTTAAG GTTTGCTGTCCACATCCATCCGAGTGGTGGAAATTCAAAGCCAATGCCATATTTCTACCGACAACCGAACGCGTGCACACGACAATGAACCCAACTCCTAATCCTGTTGTTCTGATAATACCCAAAGATGTGGACACCCTTGAAGGCGGTTTGAATAACCAGAATCGCTTCCAAGACCTAAAGACCTTGCCTTATCATGGGCCATGTGGCAAGGAAGCGAGCAGCGGCAATAAGATATATG gCGGCCAGGCAGCTAACGTGGACCAGTTTCCCTGGCTCGTCATCTTCGAGTACAATAGCGGCTGGCTCGACTGCGGAGGAAGCATCATACACCCCAGATTCGTGCTGACAGCCGCCCACTGCCTTCAAACGCGGCAGGGACCACC AAAGTTCGCGCGCCTCGGCGAATACGACCTCACTACCTTCCCCACGGACACCGTGGAGACCGACGGCGGCGGTTTCGAGACCGTGAACGTAACCGTCATACCGGTGGAGCGGTCTATACCGCACCAGGGGTTCAAGCGGGAAGCCAGGCTGCACGACATCGGCTTAGTTAAGCTGGCGGCCAGCGCTCGATATGATG AATTCATCCGCCCCATCTGCTTACCAACAACCGACTTAACATCACAATTTACGAGGCAAACAAACTTTAGCATCGCTGGTTGGGGTATGACCGAAAACCGTCCGAGCAGCGACGTCAAATCCTACGTGATGATACCTTACGCACGTAAGAATGTATGCGACGCTATATACAAGTACGACCTAGAAAATATCATATGTGCGGGCGGCGATGAGGGTAAGGACTCCTGCAGAGGAGACTCCGGTGGCCCACTAATGTATGAAGACGGCAATACTTATACCGTTGTAGGTATACTAAGTTTTGGACAAATTCAATGCGGTACTGCTGGCAAGCCGGCGGTTCATACCGACGTGTATAAATATATGACGtggattaaaaatgaaattagtACTAATAGTTGA